One Neomonachus schauinslandi chromosome 9, ASM220157v2, whole genome shotgun sequence DNA segment encodes these proteins:
- the AKAP5 gene encoding LOW QUALITY PROTEIN: A-kinase anchor protein 5 (The sequence of the model RefSeq protein was modified relative to this genomic sequence to represent the inferred CDS: deleted 1 base in 1 codon), producing METTVSEIQVESKDEKRPTEVSPQDERQEERASMLCFKRRKKASKAMKPKASSEAAGRARKCPPEAGASEQPRPQGGAWASIKRLVTRRKRSESSKQQKPFEAKVQPEISAEDADLSKKKAKSGLKIPCIKFSKGEKRSNHSKIIEDSDCSIRVQGEAEHLDTKAPAQSDDQTIKTKLPQDISKDVSRKVGDEVCEPNVSNSTTTAGEKVISVELGLDTGHSAIHPGTLILERDTEMTEEKQSVQPQEASPLETSETEHQPPVVSGVPPSPAIPDQQIVEEARSNILASGPNWEEHESREIVAEESEQKDTELSQESELRENEVTAEKPKPEESKRMEPIAIIITDTEISEFDVKKSKNVPKQFLISIENEQVGVFANDSGFEGRTSEQYETLLIETASSLVKNAIQLSIEQLVNEMASDDNKKNNLLQ from the exons atggaaaccacGGTTTCCGAAATTCAAGTTGAAAGCAAGGATGAGAAGAGACCCACAGAAGTTAGTCCTCAAgatgagaggcaggaggaaagagCATCGATGCTTTGcttcaagagaagaaagaaagcaagcaaagcaATGAAGCCCAAAGCTAGCTCTGAAGCTGCTGGTAGAGCAAGAAAGTGTCCCCCAGAAGCAGGAGCTTCTGAGCAGCCACGG CCCCAGGGGGGGGCCTGGGCCTCAATCAAACGTCTTGTAACACGCAGGAAAAGGTCAGAATCTTCAAAGCAGCAAAAGCCCTTTGAGGCCAAAGTGCAACCTGAAATCAGTGCTGAGGATGCTGATCTTtctaagaaaaaggcaaaatccGGACTGAAGATTCCCTGCATAAAATTCTCAAAAGGAGAGAAACGAAGTAATCATTCCAAAATTATAGAAGACTCAGACTGCAGCATCAGAGTCCAGGGAGAGGCTGAACATTTGGATACAAAAGCTCCAGCCCAATCAGATGACCAGACAATAAAGACCAAGTTGCCCCAGGATATAAGTAAAGATGTCTCACGGAAAGTGGGTGATGAGGTCTGTGAACCAAATGTGAGCAACAGCACAACTACAGCTGGAGAAAAAGTGATTTCAGTAGAACTTGGGTTAGATACGGGGCATTCTGCCATTCACCCAGGAACACTAATCCTTGAAAGAGATACTGAAATGACTGAGGAAAAACAAAGTGTCCAACCCCAGGAAGCAAGCCCACTTGAAACTTCAGAAACAGAACATCAGCCACCAGTGGTTTCTGGTGTTCCTCCCTCACCTGCCATCCCAGATCAGCAAATTGTGGAAGAAGCCAGAAGCAATATCCTAGCAAGTGGACCAAACTGGGAAGAGCATGAAAGTAGAGAGATTGTAGCTGAAGAGAGTGAGCAGAAAGATACTGAATTGAGCCAGGAATCAGAGCTGAGAGAAAATGAGGTCACTGCAGAGAAACCCAAaccagaagaaagcaaaagaatggagccaattgctattattattacagACACTGAAATCAGTGAATTTGATGTTAAGAAATCTAAAAATGTCCCTAAGCAATTCTTAATTTCAATTGAAAATGAGCAAGTAGGGGTTTTTGCTAATGATAGTGGTTTTGAGGGTAGAACTTCAGAACAATACGAAACACTCTTAATAGAAACAGCTTCTTCTCTTGTCAAGAATGCTATCCAATTGTCTATAGAACAGCTGGTTAATGAAATGGCCTCTGatgataataaaaagaacaatctTCTACAGTGA